The DNA window CATCACGTCAACATCACCATGTGTAAAGCCAAGGCCAACGGCAACTACATCAATTCCATGCTGGCGCTGAACGAAGCTATTGCCAGCGGTTGCGAAGAAGCACTGCTGCTCGATAACGAGGGCTACGTCGCAGAGGGTTCCGGGGAGAACATCTTCATTCTCCGTGACGGCATCCTGCACACGCCGGAGCTGACCTCCTGTCTGGAAGGCATCACGCGCAAATCGATCCTGGAATTTGCCCGCGAGCTGGGCATTCCTGTTCGCGAACGTCGTATTACCCGGGACGAAGTCTATATTGCGGATGAAGCATTCTTCACCGGAACCGCGGCAGAAGTGCTGCCAATCCGCGAGCTGGACGGCCGGATTATTGGCGAAGGCAAGCGTGGTCCGGTTACCGAGAAACTGCAGGGTATGTACTTCGACGCAGTAAAGGGCAAGCGCCCGCAGAACGCCGAATGGCTTACCCCGGTAAAGTAAGGCTTAACGCTGGCTGGCAGCGCAGCACGTGGTTTCAGAGGCTCCGTAAGGGGCCTTTTGCTGTTCTCGCTGCCTGAAAGCCGGGCTGAAGCCCTACACCGCACTCCAGGAGCTGGACCCGAATATGGCTGACGTAATAACTGTACCCGTCTCATTTGGCGAGGTGTTGGATAAAATCACCATCCTTGAGATCAAGGCCGAACGCATCAGCGATCCCGAGAAGGTGGCGAATGTGCGCAAGGAACTCGACGAGCTGACCCGCGTCTGGGATCAAGCCATCGACAATCCCGAGCTCATCAGTGACGCCCGCAAGGAGCTGAAAGCGATCAATGAACAGCTGTGGGTAATAGAAGACGATATTCGCGACCAGGAAGCAGCCCAGGACTTTGGCCCGCGTTTTATTGAACTCGCCCGGGCCGTCTATGTCACCAATGACAAGCGCGCGGCGGTTAAAAAGCAGATCAATCTGGCGTTGGGTTCCTCGTTCGTGGAAGAGAAGTCCTATCAGGACTATACCGCCCGTTCCTAAGTTGGACACTAGGCGCGTACCCATCGCGTTCAGCCGTGGAGGCTCGCCAGGCGCTGCCGCTCGTTGTCGATTGATGCCCGTATAGCGGCGATTTTCGATGGGCTCCGGCTGTTGCGTGCGGATATTGTCACGCAGTTACAGGCCCGTTTGTCGACGACTTACGCACGGGCTGCGACCCATCGGTCAAGCATCTCGCAGGTTTCCTCCACGGTGATCAGCTCCATGGCGCCAGGGAATTCCGCCTTGGCGCCCCAGCGCGCGTCGTCGGCGGATTTCCCCGTGAATTTCTGCAACGCTTCGGGATAACGGTCAACGCACCACTGAAGGGAATTGTAAGGGCCAGACCGGCGGGGGTTGCTGGCTGCATAAAGCCCAAGTACATCTGTACCCATTGCGTTGGCAATATGCGCAGGACCGGTGTCAGGTGCAACAAGCAGATCAGCTCCTGCAAGCAGCGCTGCGAGCTGTTTAAGCGTGTCCTTGCCGCAGATATTGTGTGCTGACTGCGTCATCATCTGTTCGATCTCAGCGCAATATTCAATTTCGAACGGTGCCGTGCTCCCGACCAGAATGACTTTTGCACCGTGCCTTTGCACCGCATAGTCAGCCAGTCTGGCGTATCGTTCTGCAGGCCAGTTGCGCAGGGCATGGCTGGCGCACGGGCTGATAACGACATTCAGCGCCTTACTGTCTAGCTGTGCCTGGGCAAAAGCGCGGTCGTCGGAGGTAAGCGGGATCTCCCAGCAGGGCGGAGCAGCATTCAGACCCAAGGGCTCGAGGAAGCTGGCCAGGCAGTCGCGCACATGTTGCCCCTTCGCCTCGTTAATCCTGCGATTTATGAAAAGACTGTGCATGTCCTTGCTGCGCGGCTTGTCATAACCTATTTTCAGCGTCGCTGGAACCATTGCGGCGGCAAGGTTGGCTCGTAAGGCCACCTGCATGTGCAGCAGCGCGTCAAAGCGGCGCCCCGCGAGTGTTTTTCTGAGTTTACGGTAGGCCGCAACCCCTTCACTTTTATTGAAGACGATGAACTCCACCCCAGGCAGGTCGCCCACCAGCTTGGCTTCTATCTTGCCGATGACCCACGTGATGCGGGCTTCGGGCAATTGCGCTTGGAGACTGTGGACCACCGGCACGACATGGGTTACGTCGCCCAGGGCGGAAAGGCGGAGAATGCAAATGGATTTCAGCACGATGGTCAGGTCCCGATTCATTAACAGCGGGCCGGTAGAACCGCCTGCAGGTTCATTGTTAAACTGGCCGCCATTCTAACCTACCGGCCCTCCTTGCGTATCCGTCGTTAGCGAGATGGCGGCATAAACGAACACAGGACATTTCACCATCCATGGCCGAGTCTGCGCATACCATACGAAGTAAAGGCTCAGCGCTGCTCGTGCGTCCGGATCTTGCCGCTCAGGCATCGTTCAACTGGATGAACCCAGGCTGGTGGGGTGATAAGGCCGTCAAGGTTGGCTCGGGTGGTCGTGGTGGCGCCTGGTTTGTCACTGACGGTGAGCGCCAGTGGGTCTTGCGGGAGTACTGGCGCGGCGGGCTGCCGGCAAGGGTTTCCAGAAACACTTATCTCTACACCGGCGAAAACAACGTCCGGTCTATTGCCGAGTACCGTTTTCTTGCCCGGCTACAAGACTTCAGCCTGGCCGCGCCCAAGCCAGTGGCCGCCGCTTATTCTCGTGTCGCCACCGTCGCCTACCGGGCTACCATCCTGGTCGAGCGAATACCTGGAGCAGTTAATTTTCCGGACCACCCGCTTTTTCAGACAACAGACTTATGGCGGCAGGTAGGCGCAACCATTCGCCGCTTTCACGACGCAGGCGTCGACCACGTAGATCTCAACGTTAACAACATCCTGGTCGCGGGCGAACGGATTCACTTGATCGACTTTGACCGCTGCAGATTCCGGGGTAACGAACGGGGATGGGGCTGGCGTGGGCGTAACCTCGTGCGGCTGCGCCGATCTGCCGACAAATTCTTCACCAGCATGGGCCAGAGCGAACCCGTCGAGCTCTGGGGCGCCCTGGAAGCCGGTTATGCTGGCACTTCAGCTTGACGTTGCCTGGACGGAAAATCCCGCAGTTATGGCCGACATAGCCCTGATTGATGAAATACATGCTAATACCCGTCGCACGCGGATTACCTACCGCGGAGCAGTTGACGGTAAGCCTGCGGCCATCAAGTGTTACCGCAAGCCTCTGTTTGGGCTGGTGCACTGGGTAATGGCCCAGCGGCGGGGGCTGCGTATCCGACGAACCGGTGCCCCTGTGCCTGAGGTTATCTACTCTGGTTGGCTGAGATCAGAGAAGTGCTTCTGTTTCGCGACGGTTTTCATGACTGAGTTTCAGCCCCTACGACAGGTGCTGCTTGATGAGCCCTCTCATGCACGGCGCATGCAGATCGTGCAATTTTTCGGACGCCTTATAGCCGATCTACATCATCGCGGTATTGAGCAGCCCGATGGCAATCTGACCAACTTCCTCTTTGACGGCGTTGATGGGTTCATCGTGGTCGATGAAGATGATATACGCGTTTTTGAGGGCGGCCTACCCGGGAAGCCGGCGCTTAACAATCTCGCCAATATTGCGGCCCGATTGCCCGATGAGGAGTACATGCTGAACCTTCTGGACGCTTATAAGAGCGCCAGCCATAAGCGCAATACCTGGTCGAATGAAGAATTTGTTGCCGCCGCGAGTGCCTGGCGATCCAGCCTGGATGCAAAACGGGCACACCGCAACGTAACCCGGCCTCGGCCGTTCGACTGACTGATCAAACCCCTAAAGCAGTGGTAAAAACTAGATGAAGTCTGCAGATTCCCGTTATCACTGGATGGATCGGTTTGTGTTCGTGATGGCTGTGCCGGCGATCGTAGCCTACCTGGGGCTCTACGCACTGGTCCCGGATGTCTACACCGTCGGCCCGGCCGTTTTGCTTTTACTGGCGCTGCTGGCCAGTGGTCGACTATGGCCCGGGGATCACCTGCAACGGGAAGACTACGTCTTCATGAGTGCCTTGCTGGTCTACTTCCTGGCGCAATGTCTTGTAAACCTTATTCACGGCGAAGACATCTCCGAATTCGATCTTGCGACCCGTTTTCTCGCTGGTGCATTGGTTCTTGTGTTTACGCGGCGCTACATTGTGAGTTTCGGCGTGTTCTTTTTTGCTGTGGCCCTGGGTAGCGTCGCGACCGGGTTACTGGCACTTTACCAAATGGTCCAGGGTACAGGCGGTCGAGTTACAAGCTTCGATAACCCCATACACTACGGCAATGGCGCACTCGCTCTGGCGCTGGTCTGTTCGGCCGGGCTGGTGTGGTCAGTTCAGGCCAGGAATCGCGTGCTTTGGAGTTTGCTGCTGCTGGCCGGCTTTGTGTTGGGGCTCTACGCCTCCCTGATGTCCGGTACGCGCAGCGGATGGGTAGCGGCGCCTGTCATAGTGGCTGTCTTCGCGTATACCTTTTTCCCGAGCTTTCAGCGTCACAAGGTCGCAGTTCTGATTGCGGCGGCCCTGTTGTTATTGGTCACTGTCATGATTGTGCAAGTCGAGAGTGTCACCCAACGTACCGCGGTCGCGGTTGAGGAATTTCAGGATTATTTCGCGGAAGGGCGTAACTATACGTCGGTCGGGCTTCGGCTCGACATGTGGAAGAGCGGACTCACAGCTTTTTCCGAGAATCCATTGGTGGGCGTGGGCCCATCGGGGTACGACGTGGTCGAGCAAAAACTTATCGAGCAAGGTCAGGTTCACCCGGGCATCGCACCCTTCCGGCATCTCCACAACCAGTATATTGATGCAATGGCCAAAGGCGGGATCGTCGGTCTGGCAGCCTACCTTTACTTGCTTCTGGCGCCCTTTATCTTGTTCATGCGTCGGGTCCACTCCTCCGACCAGGTGACCAGAGCACTGGCTCTCGGTGGCGCGCTCTTCATCTCGACTCATGCGGTGGTTAACCTGACACAGAGCATGCTCGAGCGGAACATCGGCGTTATGATGTTCATTTTCATACCGTTGATCATCTGGAGTGTCATGGCCAAGCGGGACGACGAGGTTCGCAGCAGGCAAAGTAAATGATGGCGTCGAGTTCAGGAACGCCTGTCGGCGGGTGGGGCGCCATGCTTTACTGGCGCTTTCGTCGGCGTGCCCTGCAAAGCAGAGACAGGCGGATAGGCGTCCTGGAGAAATCCTTGCAGCATGCTTTCGCTGCTTCGCGAACAGCAAATGGAGCCAGCCCGCTGAATGGGATCGAGCGGGCGCTAGGTAAGACCGGTAACGGCAGCTTGGTCTCTGTGGGCCGTGACTGGTGGAGCAGTTATGTGGACGCCGTGGTCGCACCGGCCCATGTCTTCGAAGAGCGCGAGAAGATTCTGCTCGCGGTCACAGCCGAGCTCAGAGCCTCAGTTCTTTCAGCTGAAGAGTGGCGTGAGCTATACCGACTGTGCCTCGTTTCAGGACTTTACGTGGTTGGGATGCTGTTGCGCGAGAAAGCCGTCAGCCAGGCGCGACGGTCTGCTGACGCCAATAGCGCCGATATCGATGCGCTGCGCCTGGGGTTCGCTGCGGTGCTCGAAAGCGGAACCGCGACCGAAGCAAAATCGCTACTCAGGAGGCTGGAAACAAGCGGTGAAGACCCTGCCAGGTGCAAGCACGGTCTCTGGCTTACCGAGGTCCTGCTTGAAGGTTCGCGCGAGCTTTTTCCTGACGCTGCGGGCCCGGTAGGGAAGACGACGCTCGATGCGATCAGAGGACGGCGGATTGCTCTGGTGGGGCCCGTCCCGGTCCAGCAGGAGAACGGCCCCGAGATCGATTCTTTCGACCTGGTAGCCAAGTTTAACTACAGAGGCGGGCCGTCGGGTTGTGATCCCGCTACCCAGGGCCGCCGCGTCGATCTTTCGTATTACAATATTCAGCAGGCCAAGTATATTGCCCGCAAGATGGCCCCGGGCTTTCTTTCGGCGGTTCCCTTTCCCATTTTTATCAAGGAGAAAGGGCAGCGTCTGTTGCGCAGTGCAACAGACGCCGGGCGCGTACTCATCAACCTGCAGTGGCTGTTGATGGACAGTGAATTCAATGCAGGTCCGAACGCCGTGTTTGATCTGCTTCGGTTCGGTCCGGCGCAGATCAAGGTATTCAATCTCGACCTGATGCTGACAGCGGGCCGCTTCGAAGGATACGCTCGACCTGGCGATGCCGAGGTCAACTACTCGCTGTCCTTTGCAAAAACCCACGATCCTGTGATGCAGTTTCAGTTCCTGCAGAAACTCCGCTGCCAGGGGCTGATTGAGGGGGATGAGCGATTCGAGCAGGTCTTATCGCTTTCAGTCGATGAGTATGTTCGTCAGTTGCAGGCAGGCCATGGTGAAATTGCGCGCGAAGCACTGCGTGGCACCGGTATCCCAAGCTGATATTCTGGCTAGAATCATTTTAAGGCGCTGGCTTGGGTGAAATTCATAGGCGTCTCCGACACCGGGGTGATCGCGTGAAAGTAACGTGTTTTCTGCCTTGCAGAAGAGGAAGTGAGCGGGTTCCGCGTAAAAACATCCGTCCACTGGCGGGACGTGCTTTTGGGCTGTTGGAAGTGAAACTCGAGCAGCTCCTCTCAAGCGAAGCAATCGATCAGGTTATCCTGTCCACCAACGACGAAGAAATTGTCAGTTATGCCGAGGGTCTCAACGAGGCTGCCCTGAAGGTTCACCGTCGCGAGGACCGTCTTGCCTCGAGCGAAACGAGCACCGACAGCCTGGTGAGCCATGCTGCTTCACTTGTCCCGGACGGACACATCCTCTGGACTCATGTGACCTCGCCGTTCGTAACCGCGCGAGACTATGATGCGATTCTTCAAAAGTACGAAGCCGCATTGCAAGAAGGGTTTGACTCGCTGATGAGTGTGACTGCCCTGCATGGCTTTCTCTGGGATGAGCAGGGGCCAATAAACTATGACAGGCATTGCGAGAAATGGCCCAGGACGCAGACACTCAAGCCGGTCTACGAAGTCAACAGCGCCGCTTTTGTTGCATCGTCTGAGGTCTACCGAAGCCGCCAGGATCGTATCGGCGAAAATCCGTTCAAATATGTGCTTGAACGCATCCAGGGGTTCGACATTGATTGGCAAGACGATTTCCGGATCGCCGAGGCTCTTCTTCAGGCCGGTGTAGTAAAAATCTGAGGCACGTCCTTGGAACCATAGAAAGGATCAGCGCTAGCCCTATGTTTATCGATTGCACGTTGCGTGATGGTGGTTATTACAATGCCTGGGACTTCAGGCCGGAGCTCATCCGGCGCTACCTGGAGTCGATGCTGGCCGCTGGGGTTGATGCGGTCGAAATGGGGCTGCGTTCGCTGGACTCGACCGGTTTCAAGGGGGCTTGCGCCTATAGCACAGATCATTTCCTGTCTAGTCTTCAGATTCCGCAAGGGCTGATGGTGGGCGTCATGGTCAATGCTTCGGAATTGGCTGGTGACGCCCCCCTTGAAAAAAGTCTGCAGCGCTTGTTCCCACGCCCGGCTGAGGCGTCCCCCGTTAGCCTGGTCAGAATCGCCTGCCACGTGCACGAATTTGAGAAAGTACTGCCAGCTTCGAGTTGGTTGAAAGCGCAGGGCTACCGGGTCGGATTCAACCTCATGCAAGTGGCCGATCGGGCGCAACCTGAAGTGGAAGAGCTTGCCGCCCTGGCAGAAGATTACCCATTGGATGCACTCTACTTCGCCGATAGCATGGGGAGCATGAACCCGGCGAGAACGGTGCAGATTATCCAATGGATGCGTAAGGGGTGGAGCGGCGCTTTGGGCATACACACCCATGACAATCTCGGCATGGCTTTGCAGAATACGCTCGCCGCCATGGATGAGGGCGTAACCTGGGTCGACTCAACGGTAACTGGCATGGGCAGAGGTCCAGGCAACGCCCGCACAGAAGAGCTGGCAATAGAGATTGCGGAGCGGCGGCAGAAAAGGGTCGACCTCGTGCCCCTCCTGAGCCTCATTCGTAAAGACTTCCGTCCCATGCAGGAGCGCTTCGGCTGGGGTACCAATCCCTACTATTACCTCGCTGGCAAGTACGGGATTCACCCGACCTATGTCCAGGAGATGCTGACGGACTCACGGTATGATGAAGAGGATATCCTGGCGGTAATAGAGCATCTCCGGCTCGAAGGTGGGAAGAAGTTCAGCGCGCATACCCTCGCGGCTGCCCGTCACTTTTTCAAGGACAGCCCGATCGGCAGCTGGTGTCCCGCAGACATGATGGAAGGGAGGGAAGTGCTGCTGCTGGGCACGGGCCCCGGGGTTGAAGCTCATAAATGGGCTCTGGAGGACTATATCCGCCGTCGGCAGCCGCTGGTCATGGCGTTGAATACTCAGTCTGCCGTGAGTGCTGACCTGATTGACGTGCGGGCTGCATGTCATCCCGTCAGGCTGCTCGCTGACTGCCATACGCACACGTTATTGCCGCAGCCCCTCATCACCCCTGAGTCCATGCTTCCCGACGATGTGCGTTCTGCTCTGGAGGGAAAGAAAATGCTCGATTTCGGGTTGAACATCCAGCCTGAAGGTTTTGTCTTTTCCGA is part of the Hydrocarboniclastica marina genome and encodes:
- a CDS encoding branched-chain amino acid transaminase, translated to MSMADRDGLIWFDGELVPWRDAKVHVLTHTLHYGMGCFEGVRAYQTPEGPAIFRLQEHTDRLFRSAHILNMKMPFTKEQVNDAQIQAVRENGLDEAYLRPMAFLGSEGMGLRADNLQVHLIVAAWHWPSYMSPEAREKGIKVRTSSYTRHHVNITMCKAKANGNYINSMLALNEAIASGCEEALLLDNEGYVAEGSGENIFILRDGILHTPELTSCLEGITRKSILEFARELGIPVRERRITRDEVYIADEAFFTGTAAEVLPIRELDGRIIGEGKRGPVTEKLQGMYFDAVKGKRPQNAEWLTPVK
- a CDS encoding DUF6165 family protein; translation: MADVITVPVSFGEVLDKITILEIKAERISDPEKVANVRKELDELTRVWDQAIDNPELISDARKELKAINEQLWVIEDDIRDQEAAQDFGPRFIELARAVYVTNDKRAAVKKQINLALGSSFVEEKSYQDYTARS
- a CDS encoding glycosyltransferase family 9 protein, coding for MNRDLTIVLKSICILRLSALGDVTHVVPVVHSLQAQLPEARITWVIGKIEAKLVGDLPGVEFIVFNKSEGVAAYRKLRKTLAGRRFDALLHMQVALRANLAAAMVPATLKIGYDKPRSKDMHSLFINRRINEAKGQHVRDCLASFLEPLGLNAAPPCWEIPLTSDDRAFAQAQLDSKALNVVISPCASHALRNWPAERYARLADYAVQRHGAKVILVGSTAPFEIEYCAEIEQMMTQSAHNICGKDTLKQLAALLAGADLLVAPDTGPAHIANAMGTDVLGLYAASNPRRSGPYNSLQWCVDRYPEALQKFTGKSADDARWGAKAEFPGAMELITVEETCEMLDRWVAARA
- a CDS encoding 3-deoxy-D-manno-octulosonic acid kinase, which encodes MAESAHTIRSKGSALLVRPDLAAQASFNWMNPGWWGDKAVKVGSGGRGGAWFVTDGERQWVLREYWRGGLPARVSRNTYLYTGENNVRSIAEYRFLARLQDFSLAAPKPVAAAYSRVATVAYRATILVERIPGAVNFPDHPLFQTTDLWRQVGATIRRFHDAGVDHVDLNVNNILVAGERIHLIDFDRCRFRGNERGWGWRGRNLVRLRRSADKFFTSMGQSEPVELWGALEAGYAGTSA
- a CDS encoding O-antigen ligase family protein, producing the protein MKSADSRYHWMDRFVFVMAVPAIVAYLGLYALVPDVYTVGPAVLLLLALLASGRLWPGDHLQREDYVFMSALLVYFLAQCLVNLIHGEDISEFDLATRFLAGALVLVFTRRYIVSFGVFFFAVALGSVATGLLALYQMVQGTGGRVTSFDNPIHYGNGALALALVCSAGLVWSVQARNRVLWSLLLLAGFVLGLYASLMSGTRSGWVAAPVIVAVFAYTFFPSFQRHKVAVLIAAALLLLVTVMIVQVESVTQRTAVAVEEFQDYFAEGRNYTSVGLRLDMWKSGLTAFSENPLVGVGPSGYDVVEQKLIEQGQVHPGIAPFRHLHNQYIDAMAKGGIVGLAAYLYLLLAPFILFMRRVHSSDQVTRALALGGALFISTHAVVNLTQSMLERNIGVMMFIFIPLIIWSVMAKRDDEVRSRQSK
- a CDS encoding cytidylyltransferase domain-containing protein, whose product is MKVTCFLPCRRGSERVPRKNIRPLAGRAFGLLEVKLEQLLSSEAIDQVILSTNDEEIVSYAEGLNEAALKVHRREDRLASSETSTDSLVSHAASLVPDGHILWTHVTSPFVTARDYDAILQKYEAALQEGFDSLMSVTALHGFLWDEQGPINYDRHCEKWPRTQTLKPVYEVNSAAFVASSEVYRSRQDRIGENPFKYVLERIQGFDIDWQDDFRIAEALLQAGVVKI
- a CDS encoding aldolase catalytic domain-containing protein: MFIDCTLRDGGYYNAWDFRPELIRRYLESMLAAGVDAVEMGLRSLDSTGFKGACAYSTDHFLSSLQIPQGLMVGVMVNASELAGDAPLEKSLQRLFPRPAEASPVSLVRIACHVHEFEKVLPASSWLKAQGYRVGFNLMQVADRAQPEVEELAALAEDYPLDALYFADSMGSMNPARTVQIIQWMRKGWSGALGIHTHDNLGMALQNTLAAMDEGVTWVDSTVTGMGRGPGNARTEELAIEIAERRQKRVDLVPLLSLIRKDFRPMQERFGWGTNPYYYLAGKYGIHPTYVQEMLTDSRYDEEDILAVIEHLRLEGGKKFSAHTLAAARHFFKDSPIGSWCPADMMEGREVLLLGTGPGVEAHKWALEDYIRRRQPLVMALNTQSAVSADLIDVRAACHPVRLLADCHTHTLLPQPLITPESMLPDDVRSALEGKKMLDFGLNIQPEGFVFSDTSCSSPSSLVVAYALAVLASGKASRVLMAGFDGYGADDPRSREMQALLEAYQGTEGARTLIAITPTRYNLTTQSVYGMAEQ